A window of Chloroflexota bacterium genomic DNA:
CGGTTTACAGTATACGACGGCTTCGAAAGCGGGCTTCATCACCGGTTTGTCGGTAGTAATCGTGCCGTTTCTTTCATCGCTCTTGTTAAAACGCGCGCCAGAGCGTCAGGCATTGTTCGGAGTTGTCTTGTCTACCATTGGCTTGGCTTTGCTCACGCTGGAGCATGACCTGACTCCAGCCCGTGGTGATTGGATTGTCCTAGGCTGCGCTTTTTGTTTTGCCTTGCACATTACCGCGGTCAGCCTATTCGCACCGCAGACCGACGCGTTGGCCCTGACAACGGTGCAAATCACTGCAGTAGCCCTGTTCAGTAGCCTAGCTGCGCTGGCCACGGCAGATTGGAGATGGCCTATCCCTAGCGAAGTTTTTCAGGCTGCTGTTTTCACCGGCGTGCTGGCCACTGCGTTGGCATTCGCTATTCAGAACAATGTACAGACCCGGACAACGGCTACCCATACAGCATTGATTTTCGCCACTGAGCCAGTATTTGCCGCTCTCTTCGGATATTTCGTGGCAAGCGAACGCCTTACCAAGACAAGCCTCGTGGGTTGCGGCTTGATCCTGCTGGGCATGCTTTGCGCCGAATGGCAACCATCCAGCCGGAAGATCTAAGTGAAGGAGAAGCAGAATGATCGAAGGAGTGAAAGTACGCAAGTTGCGCCTTATTCCAGATGAACGCGGCTTCCTAATGGAATTGCTGCGCAGCGATTGGGAAGAATTCGAAAAGTTTGGCCAGGTCTATGTCACGGCCGTTTATCCAGGTGTAGTAAAAGCCTGGCATTACCATAAGCGACAGACGGATCACTTCATCTGCATCCATGGCATGGCCAAGGTGGTTCTCTACGATGGCCGTGAGGATTCCCCTACCCGTGGAGAGATCAACGAGTTCTTTATGGGCACTCTTAACCCGATTATGCTCAAGATCCCAAAAGGAGTGATGCATGGGTTCAAGGGCATCAGCGAGGAGATGGCCCTGATCGTCAATGTGCCAACGGAGCTATACAACTATGAGCAACCAGATGAATACCGTATGCCTGCTCACACCGATGAGATTCCATATGATTGGGCGCGGAAGGATGGCTAAGTATTAGCGAAAGAGAAGCCAGGCATACTTGCCAACACCCTGCCAGAGGTAGAGCACGGTTGCTATAATGAAGAACAGAATGAAAAAGACAATAACGGCCAGGTCAACGCCACGCAGAACTGACTCATGCAAATAAGTTCGTTCAGAGCTACCGGTAAAGGCTTTCGATTGCAAGACCACTTCCAGCTGCTGCGACTTGACCATTGCTCCCAAAACAAGCGGAACGGCAACCTTGGCATAGATGCGTAAGTGCTGGATTGGCCCCATTTTCTCCACAGCCAGTCCACGTAACCGTTGCGCTTCGATGATCGTCTGAATCTCCTCAAAAAGCAGAGGGAAAAAGCGCATGGTGGAAGAGAAGACAAAGGTTAATTTGTAGGGAAGTCTGGCCTTTACCATGCTTACGATCATGTTATCCACCTCAGTAGTGAATATGGCCAGCGGGATTACTAACACCAGCGTCAGCGTCTTGAAAATTACCGACCAACCATAGAGAAATCCTTCCAAAGACATGCTCGCTCCGCCGATCAGCCACCAATGATGGGGGAAGGTGAACAGAGGCGTTAGCACCTGCTTGCCCGTCAGCGACTTGACCTGCTCAATATTC
This region includes:
- a CDS encoding DMT family transporter, which produces MLLLIVALIWGSTFVLVKQTVLHFPVYAFLALRFALAAAILFLLFGRRLRSLYPRMLGAGIAIGLFLFGGYAFQTIGLQYTTASKAGFITGLSVVIVPFLSSLLLKRAPERQALFGVVLSTIGLALLTLEHDLTPARGDWIVLGCAFCFALHITAVSLFAPQTDALALTTVQITAVALFSSLAALATADWRWPIPSEVFQAAVFTGVLATALAFAIQNNVQTRTTATHTALIFATEPVFAALFGYFVASERLTKTSLVGCGLILLGMLCAEWQPSSRKI
- a CDS encoding dTDP-4-dehydrorhamnose 3,5-epimerase family protein, whose translation is MIEGVKVRKLRLIPDERGFLMELLRSDWEEFEKFGQVYVTAVYPGVVKAWHYHKRQTDHFICIHGMAKVVLYDGREDSPTRGEINEFFMGTLNPIMLKIPKGVMHGFKGISEEMALIVNVPTELYNYEQPDEYRMPAHTDEIPYDWARKDG
- a CDS encoding energy-coupling factor transporter transmembrane protein EcfT is translated as MSVLKFQTVERDSLFTRLDFRPKLLMILVISIVAFVWESPITLAALTLAVLAACWLARVKMNYVKIIIRVMAPFYILLLITHGFWNIEQVKSLTGKQVLTPLFTFPHHWWLIGGASMSLEGFLYGWSVIFKTLTLVLVIPLAIFTTEVDNMIVSMVKARLPYKLTFVFSSTMRFFPLLFEEIQTIIEAQRLRGLAVEKMGPIQHLRIYAKVAVPLVLGAMVKSQQLEVVLQSKAFTGSSERTYLHESVLRGVDLAVIVFFILFFIIATVLYLWQGVGKYAWLLFR